The uncultured Dysgonomonas sp. genome contains the following window.
AGTGCGACATTTAGAAGAAGTTAGTAAAATAGAGCCGCAAATAAAGAAAGCTCGGGAATTGGATATTCGCATTGTTGGAGCCAAATCTAATTTAGAGAGTGTAACAAAGGAGTATCAGCAAACGATTGAATCGAAGATAAAAATAGAAAAATCTATTCTCGCTACACAATCAGCGATGGAAACGGCAGAAAAAACGATAGAAAAAAATAATCTTTGGTTTGCCGACCATAAAGAATATGTCCATATTGTTCCGAGGGTTGATTTAATTATCAATCTACTCAACGATGTTGAAACTGCTCAAAAACAGGGTACAAATAATTCGAAGACACTAGCAGAGTCCAAAGAGATACTTTATAGAGAAGAACAAAAACTTGTTGGGCTAAAAACGGAAGCTGAAAGATTGAATAACTTACTTCCTGCCGAGATTGCGGTACTGAGAGCAAAGCTACAAGACGGGAATCCTTGTCCTGTATGTGGAAGTCTGCATCACCCGATGGCTGATATTCAGGGTGAAAGTCTGGAAGAGGCGGAGCTAAGCAGAGCGAAAAAGGAGGTAAGCGATAAAATAACATCACTTGCAGATAGTATAGACAAAGGCAAGAGTGAAAATATTCGGCTACAATCGATGATTGACAGTTATGCCACTCAATCCGCTGAAGCGCTTGCTAAATTAACTGATTGTCTTGGTGGGTTACCTACTTGGCAACAGGAATTTGAACAAGGGCAGTTACAAAATAGACTAAAAAAAATAACAGAACTTTGGAATAAATATATTTCGGAGCAAACAACAACCAATGAGCAGATTGGTAAGTTGAAAACTTCATTGGAGCATGAACATAAAAATCTAGCAGAAATCAAAGAGGAGGCATTGAGTAAAGAGGCTAAATATAAAAACAGCAAGACTGAGTTAGAAAAACTGCAAGGCAATCGGTCAGAAGTTCTTGATGGAAAATCTGCCGATGCTATTGAAAAAATACTTGGTGATACCACTAACAAAACGGCCGACAGACTCAAAAAGCTAACTACATCAAAAGGAGAAATAGCAACCAAAGGCGAAACATTCGCAGGAATTATTAGTCAGATTTTGGCTGACATTTCGAACCTGTCTAAACGTTGCGAAGATTTACAAAAAACAATTGATGCTTGGCTTATCCTCCAAAATGGAGAAATTTCGGCAGAGCAATTGACGGAACTGTTATCAAAGGACAGTAGCTGGCTCACATCCGAACGAGAAGCTTTAAGCCGATTTCGGGAAAATAAAACATCAGCCCAGGCAACACTTGCTGAACGTAGAAAAAACCTCGAAAAACATTACGAGGCCGAAATTAAGCTTGCGGATGGAGAGGAGCAAGAAATACTAAAAACTATTTTGGCGGAAAGAAACTCATATATTGAACAAAAGACGAAACGGAATACCGAAATAGATATGTTAGTCGCTAATCACGAAAGGGGGCAGATTAAGATCAAGGCATTCGAAAAAGAACTTACAGAAAAGAGTACTTTATCTGAGAACTGGAAAAAATTGAACGATATGTTTGGCTCAGCTGATGGTGCAAAGTTCAAGGTCTTAGCTCAGGGATATACACTTGAAGCTTTGCTGACTTATGCGAATAAACATCTGCAAGAGTTATCCAAACGTTATGAATTACAGCGTATTCCCGATACATTAGGTTTGCAAGTTGTAGATTTAGATATGCTAGGCGAGGTGAGAACAGTACATTCTCTGTCCGGAGGAGAATCATTTCTAATTTCCTTAGCTTTAGCATTGGGCTTATCCTCTTTGTCATCAAATCGTATGAAAGTAGAGTCACTATTTATTGACGAAGGCTTTGGTTCGCTCGATATAGATACATTGCGTATAGCGATGGATGCACTAGAACAATTACAAACCCAAGGTCGAAAAATCGGGGTAATATCGCACGTAGCTGAAATGACCGAACGAATCACAACCCAAGTCAGAGTTGTTAAAACCTCAAATGGAAGAAGTAAAGTTGAGGTGAGCGGTGGTTATAAATAGAAACAGGTAAATTACAAATCAAAAATTGATTTTGCCCGAAAACCTCAAGCCACACTCAAAGAACGGAGGGTATTATATTATCAAACTATAGAATATTATGGAGTTTTATAAAAATAACGGGAGTTCAAAGGCTCCCGTCTTAAATACTACTTCAAAGTCTTAAACATCTTATCTATACATTTTTTCTTTTGCTCTAAATTGGGGTGTACATATAGATTCAATGTCGTAGTTATATTAGAATGTCCGAGAAGTACACTTACTGTTTTATAATCGCACTCACTTTCGATGCAACGTGTAGCGAAGCTGTGCCTCAAGCCGTGAAATTTTAATTCTGGAATACCCAATGCTTTTATAAATTGCTTAAAGTAGCTTCGGTAGGTTCTTGGCTCTGTTGGTTTAGCTTCGTTTGTCAAGACAAAAAAATCTTTATTAACCACCTTCTTGATGGGTTTCAAAATTCGAGACAATTCGCGAGTCATTGGAATATCCCGAATAGAATTTCGAGTTTTTGGAGTGTCAAGTATTACTTCGGTATGTCTATTGCCTGCTTCCACAACATATACACGCTGAATTGTCCGCCTAATGCTTATTATCCCCGTATCTGTGTTGATGTCGTCCCAAGTCAGTGCACAAACTTCCCCAATTCTCATCCCCGCAGCCAGACACACATATATCCCCAAATTTCTAAAAGTAAAATGCGTTTGAACATAGTTCATTATTTTCTTCTGATCCGATCTGCTCAACACTTCAATATTCTGTTTTTCTCGCTGTGTAGGGAACTTAATATCAAATGGGTTATAATCAAACAAATCACCTTTTGCTCCGAACTTCAAGACCATCTTCAAAACTATTAAAATATCCTTGATAGACTTTTGGCTCAACCCCACTTCTAGTTTCTCAAAAACAAACGACTGTACCTCGGCTTCTTGTATTTTGTCCATATCCCCAAAAGCAGATAGTATGTGATTCTCGATCAGGAGCATATAAGCCGAGTAGGTCGATTTTTTCACATATTGCTTTTTGTCTACCG
Protein-coding sequences here:
- a CDS encoding AAA family ATPase — translated: MKILAIRGKNLASLEGEFEVDFTAEPLKSAGIFAITGSTGSGKSTLLDTLCLALFDDIPRNRTAESIRIIDVKDKTINHTDSRNILRRGTSDGYAEVDFKSLGGETFRSRWSVRRSRDKIDGSLQNTEFRLTNLTTNLEVQGRKTELLAKIVELIGLTFDQFTRAVLLAQGDFATFLKATQKEKAELLEKLTGTDIYSRISSSIYEKSKNAEQDLTLLQERIKGIELLSDDDLEALSTEKQAILLELETLKIEVTQLTAKIKWITDEELLANGVKQAEHQLADSQKAIEEAKPRYEYLAKTDRVQGIRDDYNALKNSQEQLADNRANLTKQQSDRDANALLLKQATEQLMACEKEQVRHLEEVSKIEPQIKKARELDIRIVGAKSNLESVTKEYQQTIESKIKIEKSILATQSAMETAEKTIEKNNLWFADHKEYVHIVPRVDLIINLLNDVETAQKQGTNNSKTLAESKEILYREEQKLVGLKTEAERLNNLLPAEIAVLRAKLQDGNPCPVCGSLHHPMADIQGESLEEAELSRAKKEVSDKITSLADSIDKGKSENIRLQSMIDSYATQSAEALAKLTDCLGGLPTWQQEFEQGQLQNRLKKITELWNKYISEQTTTNEQIGKLKTSLEHEHKNLAEIKEEALSKEAKYKNSKTELEKLQGNRSEVLDGKSADAIEKILGDTTNKTADRLKKLTTSKGEIATKGETFAGIISQILADISNLSKRCEDLQKTIDAWLILQNGEISAEQLTELLSKDSSWLTSEREALSRFRENKTSAQATLAERRKNLEKHYEAEIKLADGEEQEILKTILAERNSYIEQKTKRNTEIDMLVANHERGQIKIKAFEKELTEKSTLSENWKKLNDMFGSADGAKFKVLAQGYTLEALLTYANKHLQELSKRYELQRIPDTLGLQVVDLDMLGEVRTVHSLSGGESFLISLALALGLSSLSSNRMKVESLFIDEGFGSLDIDTLRIAMDALEQLQTQGRKIGVISHVAEMTERITTQVRVVKTSNGRSKVEVSGGYK
- a CDS encoding site-specific integrase, giving the protein MENKKKVKEIIDLWAVDKKQYVKKSTYSAYMLLIENHILSAFGDMDKIQEAEVQSFVFEKLEVGLSQKSIKDILIVLKMVLKFGAKGDLFDYNPFDIKFPTQREKQNIEVLSRSDQKKIMNYVQTHFTFRNLGIYVCLAAGMRIGEVCALTWDDINTDTGIISIRRTIQRVYVVEAGNRHTEVILDTPKTRNSIRDIPMTRELSRILKPIKKVVNKDFFVLTNEAKPTEPRTYRSYFKQFIKALGIPELKFHGLRHSFATRCIESECDYKTVSVLLGHSNITTTLNLYVHPNLEQKKKCIDKMFKTLK